The following are encoded in a window of Leptodactylus fuscus isolate aLepFus1 chromosome 9, aLepFus1.hap2, whole genome shotgun sequence genomic DNA:
- the KDM4A gene encoding lysine-specific demethylase 4A, translating into MAGENESPNPSSRIMTFYPTMEEFQDFKRYIAYIESQGAHRAGLAKVVPPKEWKPRQCYDDLDDLVIPAPIQQVVTGQSGLFTQYNIQKKPMTVKEFRRIANSDKYCTPRYADFEDLERKYWKNLTFNAPIYGADVNGTLYDKNVHDWNIGHLNTILDVVERESGITIEGVNTPYLYFGMWKTSFAWHTEDMDLYSINYLHFGEPKSWYTIPPEHGKRLERLAKGFFPGSAQSCEAFLRHKMTVISPFILKKYGIPFDKITQEAGEFMITFPYGYHAGFNHGFNCAESTNFATLRWIEYGKQAVLCSCRKDMVKISMDVFVRTFQPERYKLWKAGKDVTAIDHALPTPEAAEFADEQTDADQKKSVTKQRIGTKRHRVCLEVPKELSQSQEFKDELCPDQCDIETSCVEDPKVEECLEDDMEAGSSGQQFETLKNVESFVTSGTTTPISNPASPSTSAESSSMFSSSQDGSGSSDTDSEAPHGSCPKKSHSIHSYAKGQNKSSVWKKTNAMGSLTEHALKEVAGKHMDSLQENFNSKSRRQPLSKLPRYHPLVMKDSGSEDDQPDQMVMDEEFEESEEWAKPLVHLWKNKPPNFQAEREYNLAMSQMPPYCSICLLFRSYYQSECTEQNKMESPTGFHLKTKPLIPEMCFTTTGSNSEINLSAPFLEDDGTSLLITCRNCNVCVHASCYGVSKDKAVEGWICTRCEENALSEDCCLCSLRGGALQKANDNRWVHVMCAVAVAEAKFVNIAERRPVDISKIPLMRFRLKCAFCRKRRKRVSGCCVQCSHGRCPTSFHATCAQAAGVMMQPDDWPFVVYITCFRHKPSQNEGKDSDKDIVVGQRVIGKHKNGRYYQCEVIKLTKETFYEVNFDDGSFSDNLYPEDIVSRDCVNLGPPPAGEIVQVRWTDGLVYGAKFVASHTIQMYQIEFEDGSHVPAKRDDVYTLDEELPKKVKTRLSVASDMRFTEIFAEKEVKQEVKRQRVINSRYREDYIEPALYRAIME; encoded by the exons ATACAGAAAAAGCCGATGACTGTCAAAGAGTTCAGAAGGATTGCAAACAGTGACAA GTATTGCACGCCCCGTTACGCTGACTTTGAAGATCTGGAGCGTAAATATTGGAAGAACTTGACCTTCAATGCTCCCATTTATGGGGCTGATGTGAATGGGACCCTGTATGACAAG AATGTGCATGACTGGAATATTGGACACTTGAACACCATCTTAGATGTGGTGGAGAGAGAGAGCGGGATCACCATTGAAGGCGTCAATACTCCATATTTGTATTTCGGCATGTGGAAAACCTCTTTTGCCTGGCACACTGAGGACATGGACTTGTACAGCATCAATTACCTGCACTTCGGGGAGCCCAAATCATG GTACACCATTCCCCCAGAACATGGCAAAAGGCTGGAGCGACTGGCCAAGG gttttttcccCGGCAGCGCTCAGAGTTGTGAAGCCTTCCTCCGCCACAAGATGACTGTCATCTCTCCCTTCATCCTCAAAAAATATGGCATCCCCTTCGATAAG ATCACACAAGAAGCCGGAGAGTTCATGATCACTTTCCCCTATGGTTACCATGCTGGGTTCAATCACGGATTCAACTGTGCAGAGTCGACCAATTTTGCAACTTTAAGATGGATCGAGTATGGGAAGCAGGCTGTCCTG TGCTCCTGTAGGAAGGATATGGTGAAAATCTCCATGGATGTTTTTGTGCGCACGTTCCAACCTGAGCGATATAAACTCTGGAAGGCAGGAAAGGACGTCACTGCCATTGACCACGCGTTGCCCACCCCAGAAGCGGCTGAATTTGCTGATGAACAAACTGATGCGGATCAAAAGAAAAG TGTGACCAAACAACGCATAGGAACCAAACGCCACAGAGTGTGCCTGGAGGTACCAAAGGAGCTGAGCCAGAGCCAAGAATTTAAGGATGAACTCTGCCCAGACCAGTGTGACATAGAAACATCTTGTGTGGAAGACCCTAAAGTGGAAGAGTGCCTGGAAGATGACATGGAAGCAG GCTCTTCTGGGCAGCAATTTGAAACCTTGAAAAATGTTGAGAGTTTTGTCACCTCAGGAACAACAACTCCCATCTCCAACCCTGCGAGCCCCTCCACCAGTGCTGAGAGCTCCTCCATGTTTTCATCCTCCCAAGACGGCTCGGGTTCATCAGATACAGACTCGGAAGCTCCACATGGATCTTGTCCTAAGAAgtctcacagtatacacagttaTGCCAAAGGGCAGAACAAAAGCTCAGTGTGGAAGAAGACCAACGCTATGGGTAGCCTCACAGAGCATGCACTGAAAGAG GTGGCAGGGAAGCACATGGACTCCCTTCAAGAGAATTTCAATTCCAAAAGCCGCCGGCAGCCCCTCTCCAAGCTTCCCCGTTACCACCCCTTGGTGATGAAGGACAGCGGCAGTGAAGATG ACCAGCCAGACCAGATGGTTATGGATGAAGAATTTGAGGAGAGTGAAGAATGGGCCAAACCTCTCGTTCATCTCTGGAAGAACAAACCCCCaaatttccaggcagagagggaATACAATCTGGCCATGTCTCAGATGCCTCCATACTGTTCCATCTGCTTGCTTTTCCGGAGTTACTATCAG TCTGAGTGCACAGAACAGAACAAGATGGAGAGTCCCACTGGATTTCACCTCAAGACCAAGCCACTTATCCCAGAGATGTGCTTCACAACCACTGGCAGCAACTCTGAGATCAACCTGTCTGCTCCATTCCTGGAGGATGATGGGACCAGCCTGCTCATAACCTGTAGAAACTGCAACGTGTGTGTTCATGCCA GTTGCTATGGAGTGTCCAAAGATAAAGCTGTAGAAGGCTGGATATGCACCAGGTGTGAAGAGAACGCCCTGTCTGAG GATTGCTGCCTCTGCTCGCTACGTGGCGGAGCTCTACAGAAGGCCAATGATAACCG GTGGGTGCATGTCATGTGTGCCGTGGCAGTGGCTGAGGCAAAATTTGTGAACATTGCAGAGAGACGTCCTGTAGACATCAGCAAAATCCCATTGATGAGATTCAGACTG AAATGTGCTTTCTGCAGGAAGAGGAGAAAGCGGGTGTCGGGGTGCTGCGTGCAGTGCTCTCATGGCCGATGCCCCACCTCGTTCCATGCCACCTGTGCCCaagctgctggtgtgatgatgcaGCCGGATGACTGGCCATTTGTGGTGTATATAACCTGCTTCAGGCACAAACCATCCCAGAATGAG GGCAAAGACTCTGACAAGGACATTGTGGTAGGACAACGTGTCATCGGCAAGCACAAGAACGGCCGCTACTACCAGTGTGAGGTCATCAAACTGACAAAGGAGACTTTTTATGAGGTCAATTTTGATGATGGCTCCTTCAGTGACAATCTGTACCCAGAGGATATTGTG AGCCGTGACTGTGTTAATCTGGGTCCACCACCGGCAGGGGAAATTGTACAGGTCCGCTGGACGGATGGACTTGTCTATGGTGCCAAGTTTGTTGCCTCGCACACAATTCAGATGTATCAG ATTGAATTTGAAGATGGTTCTCATGTACCTGCAAAAAGAGATGACGTGTACACACTTGATGAAGAGTTACCAAAGAAAGTAAAGACTCGTCTG TCTGTGGCGTCTGACATGCGTTTTACAGAAATATTTGCAGAAAAGGAAGTGAAGCAGGAGGTGAAGAGACAAAGGGTCATCAACTCCAGGTATCGGGAGGACTACATTGAGCCTGCCCTGTATCGAGCCATCATGGAGTAA